A region from the Paraburkholderia youngii genome encodes:
- a CDS encoding Lrp/AsnC family transcriptional regulator, translated as MLKLDRYDIAILQILAREGRITKSRLAEAIHLSISPAWERVRRLEEGGIIRGYRAEFDWVGAVDISHIIVEVTLSRHTAYDLHRFETRMCSAPEVVQCYATGGGIDYIVHTVTRNIDDYQRFIDAMLLDDLGIERYFTYVVTKMVKQVTCNVPEWIALD; from the coding sequence ATGCTGAAGCTTGATCGCTACGATATCGCAATCTTGCAGATCCTCGCCCGCGAAGGGCGCATAACCAAATCGCGATTGGCCGAAGCGATCCATCTCTCTATTTCGCCTGCCTGGGAACGCGTCCGTCGGCTCGAAGAAGGTGGAATTATCCGCGGCTACCGGGCAGAGTTCGATTGGGTTGGCGCAGTTGATATCAGCCATATCATCGTCGAGGTGACACTCTCGCGGCATACCGCTTACGACCTGCATCGCTTCGAGACACGCATGTGTTCCGCGCCAGAAGTTGTGCAGTGCTATGCGACGGGGGGTGGCATCGACTACATCGTGCACACGGTCACACGAAACATAGATGACTATCAGCGCTTCATCGACGCAATGCTTTTGGATGATCTCGGCATTGAGCGCTACTTTACCTACGTCGTGACGAAGATGGTCAAACAGGTCACCTGCAACGTGCCTGAGTGGATCGCATTGGATTGA
- a CDS encoding MaoC family dehydratase, with amino-acid sequence MKSETLYLEDLAVGAVYKSAEHKLDVDQIHAFARQFDPQPFHLDEEAAQRSFFAGLAASGWHTAAITMKLLVQSLPIAGGIIGASGEIAWPRPTRPNDVLHVVSTVLEIAPSRSKPDRGIATVRSDTMNQQGELCQRVEMRLLVFKRP; translated from the coding sequence ATGAAATCAGAGACTCTGTATCTGGAAGATCTCGCCGTGGGTGCGGTGTACAAAAGCGCGGAGCATAAACTCGATGTCGACCAGATACACGCCTTCGCGCGACAGTTCGATCCCCAACCTTTCCATCTGGACGAGGAAGCGGCTCAACGCTCCTTCTTTGCGGGGCTTGCAGCGAGCGGCTGGCACACGGCAGCGATCACCATGAAACTTCTCGTTCAGAGCCTGCCGATTGCGGGTGGCATTATTGGTGCGAGCGGCGAAATCGCGTGGCCAAGACCCACTCGCCCGAACGATGTCCTGCATGTCGTCAGCACCGTCCTGGAGATCGCGCCGTCGCGTTCCAAACCCGACCGCGGCATCGCGACAGTCCGCAGCGACACGATGAACCAGCAAGGTGAGCTTTGTCAGCGAGTGGAAATGCGCCTTCTGGTTTTTAAACGGCCCTGA
- a CDS encoding DMT family transporter, giving the protein MRAGSWLLVILMASLATSGHLLMLQALRRTPLAVLTPFGYAQLAFATFFGWLLFGKIPDLWTIVGMAVIAISGIGTMVVHASPRGQ; this is encoded by the coding sequence GTGAGGGCGGGAAGCTGGCTATTGGTCATTTTGATGGCGTCGCTTGCCACTTCGGGTCATCTCCTTATGCTTCAGGCGTTGCGAAGAACGCCGCTTGCTGTGCTGACTCCGTTCGGCTATGCGCAGCTTGCCTTCGCCACATTCTTTGGCTGGCTGCTGTTCGGTAAGATTCCAGACTTGTGGACCATCGTAGGGATGGCTGTAATCGCGATCAGCGGAATCGGCACGATGGTCGTGCATGCGTCACCTCGAGGCCAGTAA